The Flavobacterium piscisymbiosum genome includes a region encoding these proteins:
- a CDS encoding class I SAM-dependent methyltransferase codes for MIFKALKKNKEIEDSTFNMLYSTRIRRLSERHWTPVAIAQAAADYLVDKPNKKVLDIGAGAGKFCLVGAASTKGIFYGVEQRASLIKLSKKIAEKHQVENVEFIHSNITDISFSDYDAFYFYNSFFENIDTSCPIDKIIVPKNELFLSYSNYVRDQLHKTPKNTRLVTYWSTWEEIPESFDLEYSACDGVLNFWKKKS; via the coding sequence ATGATTTTTAAGGCCTTAAAAAAAAATAAAGAAATAGAAGACAGCACTTTCAATATGCTATACTCTACACGCATCCGAAGACTTTCTGAGCGACATTGGACACCAGTTGCCATTGCTCAGGCAGCAGCAGATTATCTTGTCGATAAACCCAATAAAAAAGTATTAGATATTGGTGCCGGTGCAGGTAAATTTTGTTTGGTAGGTGCTGCTTCAACAAAAGGTATTTTTTATGGTGTCGAGCAAAGAGCGTCACTTATAAAACTGTCAAAAAAAATAGCCGAAAAACATCAGGTAGAAAATGTCGAATTTATTCATTCCAACATCACCGACATTTCTTTTTCAGATTACGATGCATTTTATTTCTACAATTCTTTTTTCGAAAACATAGATACATCCTGTCCCATAGATAAAATTATAGTTCCCAAAAACGAACTGTTTCTATCGTATTCAAATTACGTAAGAGATCAACTCCATAAAACGCCCAAAAACACAAGACTTGTAACCTATTGGAGCACCTGGGAAGAAATACCCGAAAGTTTTGATTTAGAATATTCTGCCTGCGACGGAGTATTAAATTTTTGGAAAAAGAAGTCATGA
- a CDS encoding DUF6882 domain-containing protein, with amino-acid sequence MGIFNNIFKKKEENTEAAINQLSDNKHFGSENDFLEKFGAIALEKQRNLFSVTGGLSWNVDMGKEEITFGDDLTFPMQVLGSFSHSSETWLWIWENKAGGYAESVMKQALLLKQYGEENNIDLLTVGKFDAVDNDLHLIGMIAVEMFNLSGYYLGNYGQGTMVVTIKSDLIDNSESEELSRILTVFPELISTFEIQNHKNAFTNYLSQKGYKLTVNGNEIKAEKNENIINAVFNENNLLVQLNGNS; translated from the coding sequence ATGGGAATTTTCAATAACATTTTTAAAAAGAAAGAAGAAAATACAGAAGCAGCTATCAATCAACTCAGCGATAATAAACACTTTGGATCTGAAAATGATTTTTTGGAAAAATTTGGAGCGATTGCTTTAGAAAAACAGAGAAACCTTTTTAGTGTGACCGGCGGACTTTCCTGGAATGTTGATATGGGTAAAGAAGAAATTACTTTTGGAGACGATCTTACTTTTCCGATGCAGGTTTTGGGATCTTTTTCTCATTCGTCAGAAACATGGCTTTGGATTTGGGAGAATAAGGCTGGTGGATATGCTGAATCTGTTATGAAACAGGCTCTCTTACTTAAACAATATGGAGAGGAAAATAATATTGATTTATTGACCGTTGGAAAATTTGACGCTGTAGACAACGATTTGCATCTAATAGGAATGATTGCTGTTGAGATGTTTAATTTAAGTGGTTATTATCTGGGAAATTATGGTCAGGGTACAATGGTGGTTACCATTAAATCTGATCTAATAGACAACTCTGAAAGTGAGGAATTGTCCCGAATTTTAACTGTTTTTCCAGAACTAATTTCAACATTTGAAATTCAAAACCACAAAAATGCTTTTACAAATTATCTATCTCAAAAAGGTTATAAACTGACTGTAAATGGAAATGAAATTAAAGCAGAGAAAAATGAAAATATAATTAATGCTGTTTTTAATGAAAATAATCTTTTGGTACAATTAAATGGTAATTCTTAA
- a CDS encoding GNAT family N-acetyltransferase produces MKIISVRENPQYKDRAIQYFQNSWSEVAPIIYEDCISHSINAKNSLPQWYLLENNNEIIGCAGLITNDFISRMDLYPWVCAIYIDEQHRGNNYSNLLIEKAKEDSKKAGFENLYLCTDHIGFYEKLGFNYIGQGYHPWEEESRIYQIDL; encoded by the coding sequence ATGAAAATAATTTCGGTCAGGGAAAACCCTCAATATAAAGATAGAGCCATTCAATATTTTCAAAATAGCTGGTCTGAAGTAGCACCAATTATTTATGAGGATTGTATTAGCCATAGTATAAATGCCAAAAATTCGTTGCCACAATGGTATTTGTTAGAAAATAACAATGAAATTATTGGCTGTGCCGGGCTTATTACAAATGATTTCATTAGTCGAATGGATTTATATCCATGGGTTTGTGCCATTTATATAGATGAACAACACCGTGGAAATAACTACAGTAATTTACTTATTGAAAAAGCCAAAGAAGACTCTAAAAAGGCTGGATTTGAAAACTTATATCTCTGCACGGATCATATTGGATTTTATGAAAAACTAGGTTTTAACTACATCGGACAAGGATATCATCCCTGGGAGGAAGAATCCAGAATTTATCAAATCGATTTGTAA
- a CDS encoding DUF4287 domain-containing protein — MSFQGYLKTIKEKTGNGPAEFRTLAEQKGFTIDGKLKPEVKAGDIVNWLKNDFDLGQGHSMAIYALLKGIKNEDSE; from the coding sequence ATGTCATTTCAAGGATACTTAAAAACTATTAAAGAGAAAACAGGAAATGGTCCGGCTGAGTTTAGAACGCTGGCAGAACAAAAGGGATTTACAATTGATGGAAAACTCAAACCTGAGGTAAAAGCAGGAGACATTGTAAACTGGCTTAAAAATGATTTTGACTTAGGTCAGGGACATTCAATGGCAATTTATGCGCTGCTTAAGGGCATAAAAAATGAAGATAGCGAATAG
- a CDS encoding DEAD/DEAH box helicase, translating into MNKNHHSNNILSNLGIETLNEMQEVAQDAILNDNNVLLLSPTGSGKTLAFLLPVLELLQPEILSVQCLILVPSRELGLQIEQVWKKMGTQYKVNICYGGHSIDTEIKNLSNPPAVLIGTPGRIADHIDRDTFRTDKIQTLILDEFDKSLQLGFHEQMSYIIGKLTKLNKRVLVSATSDIEIPRYTRVVNPTILDFIPEQEEKTNLSMKMVVSPSKDKLGSLFNLICSLKSQSAIIFCNHRDAAERISDTLNEKGIYATYYHGGMDQDERERALIQFRNGSMSYLITTDLAARGLDIPEMKHVIHYHLPLKEDEFTHRNGRTARMQASGTAYIIIHESEKQLDYIDYGMEVLKVENSTTLPKPPEYQTIYISGGKKTKLNKIDIVGFFSQKGKLEKGDLGLIEVKDFISFAAVKFNKVKDLLHNIKDEKMKGKKFKIEVARKVVKKEEEK; encoded by the coding sequence ATGAATAAAAATCACCATTCCAACAACATACTTTCGAACTTAGGAATTGAAACCCTAAACGAAATGCAGGAAGTTGCTCAAGACGCAATTTTAAACGATAACAACGTATTATTACTTTCACCAACAGGATCAGGAAAAACACTGGCTTTTTTGCTTCCGGTTCTAGAATTATTGCAGCCGGAAATTCTTTCGGTTCAATGTTTGATTTTGGTGCCTTCGCGCGAATTAGGTTTGCAGATTGAGCAGGTTTGGAAAAAAATGGGAACGCAATACAAAGTAAATATTTGTTACGGAGGTCACTCAATTGATACCGAAATCAAAAATTTAAGCAATCCTCCGGCAGTTTTGATAGGAACTCCCGGAAGAATAGCAGATCATATTGACAGAGATACTTTCCGCACAGATAAAATTCAGACTTTAATTCTGGATGAATTTGATAAATCATTGCAATTGGGTTTCCATGAGCAAATGTCATATATTATTGGGAAGTTGACAAAACTGAACAAACGCGTTTTGGTTTCTGCAACTTCAGATATTGAAATTCCAAGATATACGAGAGTGGTAAATCCTACGATTTTGGATTTTATTCCGGAGCAGGAAGAGAAAACGAATCTTTCGATGAAAATGGTTGTTTCTCCTTCCAAAGACAAATTAGGAAGTTTGTTCAATTTGATTTGTTCACTGAAATCACAATCGGCTATTATTTTCTGTAATCATCGTGATGCGGCAGAACGTATTAGTGATACTTTAAACGAAAAAGGAATTTACGCTACCTATTATCATGGCGGAATGGATCAGGACGAGCGCGAACGTGCTTTGATTCAGTTTAGAAACGGAAGTATGAGTTACCTCATCACAACCGATTTAGCGGCTCGTGGATTGGATATTCCGGAGATGAAACACGTAATTCATTATCATTTACCGCTTAAAGAAGACGAGTTTACACATCGTAACGGTCGTACTGCCCGTATGCAGGCTTCGGGAACGGCATATATTATCATTCACGAAAGTGAAAAACAACTGGATTATATCGACTACGGAATGGAAGTTTTAAAGGTCGAAAACTCCACAACTTTACCTAAACCACCGGAATATCAAACCATTTATATTAGTGGCGGAAAGAAAACAAAACTAAATAAAATTGATATCGTTGGTTTCTTTTCCCAAAAAGGGAAATTGGAGAAAGGTGATTTAGGCTTAATAGAGGTTAAAGATTTTATTTCATTTGCGGCTGTAAAATTCAATAAGGTAAAAGACTTGTTGCATAATATTAAAGACGAGAAAATGAAAGGCAAGAAATTTAAAATCGAAGTTGCCCGTAAAGTCGTAAAGAAAGAGGAGGAGAAGTAG
- a CDS encoding PhnA domain-containing protein — MSIERELNKRSGSKCELCGAEENLKVYEVLPTKKGGLDESILACSTCIDQIENTDNVDLNHWRCLNDSMWNENVAVQVVAWRMLSRLRAAGWPQELLDMMYLDEDTLEWAKATGEGEDDENKIIHRDSNGVILEHGDSVVLIKDLKVKGSSMVAKQGTAVRNIRLDHENAEYIEGKVDGQQIVIITQYVKKI; from the coding sequence ATGAGCATCGAAAGAGAATTAAACAAACGTAGCGGATCTAAATGTGAACTTTGTGGCGCCGAAGAAAACCTAAAAGTATACGAAGTATTACCAACTAAAAAAGGTGGTCTTGACGAAAGTATTTTAGCTTGTAGTACGTGTATTGACCAAATTGAAAACACGGATAATGTAGATTTAAATCACTGGAGATGTCTTAATGACAGCATGTGGAATGAAAACGTTGCGGTACAAGTGGTAGCCTGGAGAATGTTAAGCCGTTTACGCGCTGCAGGATGGCCACAGGAATTACTTGACATGATGTATTTAGACGAAGATACGCTGGAATGGGCAAAGGCAACAGGAGAAGGCGAAGACGACGAGAATAAAATCATTCACCGTGACAGCAATGGTGTAATTTTAGAACACGGAGATTCTGTTGTTTTAATCAAAGACCTAAAAGTAAAAGGATCGAGCATGGTGGCCAAACAAGGAACAGCTGTTCGTAACATCCGTTTAGACCACGAAAACGCCGAGTATATCGAAGGAAAAGTAGATGGTCAGCAGATTGTGATTATTACACAATACGTGAAGAAAATATAA
- the coaD gene encoding pantetheine-phosphate adenylyltransferase → MRKAIFPGSFDPITLGHEDIIKRGIPLFDEIVIAIGVNAEKKYMFSLEERKRFIEETFKDEPKISVITYEGLTIDLAKKEKANFILRGLRNPADFEFEKAIAHTNRKLSKIETVFLLTAASTSFISSSIVRDVLRHGGEYEMLVPDAVRVKK, encoded by the coding sequence ATGAGAAAAGCCATATTCCCAGGATCATTCGATCCTATAACACTAGGACACGAAGATATCATCAAAAGAGGAATTCCTTTATTTGATGAAATTGTAATCGCTATTGGTGTCAATGCCGAAAAAAAGTACATGTTTTCACTCGAAGAAAGAAAACGCTTTATAGAAGAAACTTTCAAAGACGAACCGAAAATTTCGGTAATTACTTATGAAGGATTGACCATCGATTTAGCCAAAAAGGAAAAAGCCAATTTCATCCTAAGGGGACTTCGCAATCCAGCCGATTTCGAATTCGAAAAAGCCATTGCCCATACCAACAGAAAACTTTCTAAAATAGAAACCGTATTTTTATTAACAGCGGCAAGTACTTCATTTATTAGCTCAAGCATTGTACGCGATGTATTGCGTCATGGAGGCGAATACGAAATGCTGGTTCCGGATGCAGTTAGGGTAAAAAAATAA
- a CDS encoding zinc-ribbon domain-containing protein, whose amino-acid sequence MLFLVGTRDSNIKNGVILNEKCPKCNTQDTLHFSIYKKYTHVTLIPLFPVGKSVYIRCSHCEENFDYEDLSESAQLQLRNEKLDNSIWMFSGSIIIALFLIFTINRYFENKDEAGVLVKNPMQGDVYNLKLNNGYYSNMRIDKITGDSVHATLNDFQAYMPNEIDDLNKPENYSNRKVYYSRKDLIKLYQENEILKITQKKANGFSN is encoded by the coding sequence ATGCTATTTCTTGTTGGGACTCGAGATTCAAATATCAAAAACGGTGTGATTTTAAACGAAAAATGCCCAAAATGTAATACACAAGATACATTGCATTTTAGCATTTATAAAAAATACACACACGTTACTCTCATTCCATTATTTCCGGTTGGAAAATCTGTTTACATAAGATGTAGCCATTGCGAAGAAAACTTTGATTATGAAGATTTATCTGAAAGTGCTCAATTACAACTAAGAAATGAAAAATTAGATAATTCGATCTGGATGTTTTCCGGTTCTATCATAATAGCCTTATTCCTTATTTTTACAATTAATAGATATTTTGAAAATAAAGACGAAGCAGGAGTTTTAGTAAAAAATCCAATGCAAGGAGATGTCTATAATTTAAAATTAAATAATGGCTATTATTCAAATATGCGAATTGATAAAATTACCGGTGATAGTGTCCACGCCACATTAAATGATTTTCAGGCATATATGCCAAATGAAATAGATGACTTAAACAAACCTGAAAACTACTCAAATCGAAAAGTTTATTATTCAAGAAAAGATCTAATTAAACTTTATCAGGAAAATGAAATATTAAAAATTACTCAAAAAAAAGCTAATGGTTTTAGTAATTAA
- a CDS encoding DUF421 domain-containing protein produces MKEIFEWNRLFYNNLPANFALEVIFRSTVMFIILLLTLKLAGKRGVKQLSIFETVIIIALGSAAGDPMFYEDVGIVPAAIVFTVIIILYRSVTWLTGKSKKFEEFIEGKTECLINNGKFSIATFKKESLAQDEFFSELRIKSIEHLGQIKHAFIETSGEISVFFYEDQEVKYGLPILPAAFNKKSKTIEKEGIHACTFCGHTEEQKPGTAKCEVCKKDEWVPALNTKRIT; encoded by the coding sequence ATGAAAGAAATCTTCGAATGGAATAGACTTTTTTACAACAATCTTCCCGCAAACTTTGCGCTCGAAGTGATATTTCGTTCTACAGTAATGTTTATCATTTTATTGCTCACCTTAAAATTAGCAGGGAAACGAGGTGTTAAACAATTATCGATTTTCGAAACCGTAATCATAATTGCATTAGGTTCCGCAGCAGGAGATCCAATGTTTTATGAAGATGTTGGTATAGTTCCCGCTGCAATTGTTTTTACTGTAATTATTATTCTATATCGCTCTGTAACCTGGCTTACCGGAAAAAGCAAGAAATTCGAAGAATTTATAGAAGGCAAAACCGAATGCTTAATCAATAATGGAAAATTTTCTATCGCTACTTTCAAGAAAGAAAGCTTAGCACAAGACGAATTCTTCTCTGAACTTCGCATAAAATCTATCGAACATCTCGGACAAATAAAACATGCTTTTATAGAAACAAGCGGAGAAATCAGCGTATTTTTTTATGAAGATCAGGAAGTAAAATACGGATTACCTATCTTACCGGCTGCATTCAATAAAAAAAGCAAAACAATCGAAAAAGAGGGCATTCACGCCTGCACTTTTTGCGGTCATACCGAAGAGCAAAAACCAGGAACCGCAAAATGCGAAGTCTGTAAAAAAGACGAATGGGTTCCGGCTTTAAATACAAAAAGAATAACTTAA
- a CDS encoding D-alanine--D-alanine ligase, translated as MKNIAIIMGGYSSEYKISLISGNVVYQYLDKTKYNGFRIHIFKEKWVYVDEKDAEYAIDKNDFSVTINDQKITFDCVFNAIHGTPGEDGLMQAYFELLGIKQSSCDYYQAALTFNKRDLLSVLKPYGIKTAISYYLNKGDTINTAEIVKKVGLPCFVKPNKAGSSFGISKVKSEAELPIAIEVAYKEDNEIIIESFLDGTEVSVGVINYQGEIKVLPITEIVSDNDFFDYEAKYEGKSQEITPARISDELTQKVGETAKRAYEVLKMKGFSRSEFIIVDNEPYMLEMNTIPGLTTESLIPQQAKAAGISLQDLFTNAIELALS; from the coding sequence ATGAAAAACATAGCCATCATCATGGGCGGATATTCAAGCGAATACAAAATTTCGCTTATCAGCGGAAACGTCGTTTATCAATATCTTGACAAAACAAAATACAACGGATTCCGTATTCATATTTTTAAAGAAAAATGGGTTTACGTAGACGAAAAAGATGCCGAATATGCAATCGACAAAAATGATTTCTCTGTAACTATAAACGATCAGAAAATTACTTTCGACTGTGTTTTCAACGCAATTCACGGAACACCGGGTGAAGACGGATTAATGCAGGCTTATTTCGAACTATTAGGAATTAAACAATCGTCTTGCGATTATTATCAAGCCGCATTGACGTTCAACAAACGTGATTTATTATCAGTTTTAAAACCATACGGAATCAAAACGGCAATTTCTTATTACCTAAATAAAGGTGACACTATCAATACAGCCGAAATCGTTAAAAAAGTTGGTTTACCATGTTTCGTAAAACCAAACAAAGCAGGATCAAGTTTCGGAATCTCAAAAGTAAAATCAGAAGCCGAATTGCCAATCGCAATTGAAGTAGCATACAAAGAAGACAACGAAATCATCATCGAAAGTTTCCTTGACGGTACAGAAGTTTCTGTTGGCGTAATCAATTATCAGGGAGAAATAAAAGTTCTACCAATAACCGAAATTGTTTCCGACAATGATTTCTTCGACTACGAAGCAAAATACGAAGGAAAATCGCAAGAAATCACACCAGCCAGAATCTCTGACGAACTAACACAAAAAGTTGGTGAAACAGCAAAACGCGCTTACGAAGTTTTAAAAATGAAAGGTTTCTCAAGAAGCGAATTCATTATCGTAGACAACGAACCGTATATGCTGGAAATGAACACCATTCCAGGTTTAACAACTGAAAGTTTGATTCCGCAACAAGCAAAAGCCGCCGGAATATCGCTTCAGGATTTATTCACAAACGCGATTGAGTTAGCGCTTTCTTAA
- a CDS encoding PASTA domain-containing protein has product MSLRKYLTSRVFFLQLLAAAAIIAVLGYLFMHWLTFTTDHGHEIAVPNLAKLTEEQVEAKLDELDLDYVLLDSVDYRSEFPKYSVVEQDPLPGTKVKVGRKIYIKINASGFSSVRIPDLIEKTYREAVPTLKALGLEQGTITYIPNLGKDMVLEMRYKGRNLKVGDRVLKASKIDLVLGDGKASYVDESQAADSTAAPTTETPKDEQ; this is encoded by the coding sequence ATGAGTTTACGTAAGTATTTAACTAGCCGTGTATTTTTTTTGCAATTATTAGCTGCGGCGGCTATTATTGCCGTTTTGGGTTATTTGTTTATGCATTGGCTGACTTTTACAACTGATCATGGTCATGAAATTGCGGTTCCGAATTTGGCTAAATTAACGGAGGAACAAGTTGAGGCAAAATTGGACGAATTAGACCTTGATTATGTGCTTTTGGATAGTGTTGATTACAGAAGTGAATTTCCTAAATACAGTGTTGTTGAGCAAGATCCGCTGCCGGGAACGAAGGTAAAAGTGGGAAGAAAAATATATATTAAAATTAATGCATCGGGATTTTCTTCTGTTAGAATTCCTGATTTGATCGAGAAAACGTATCGTGAGGCGGTTCCGACTTTAAAGGCTTTAGGGCTTGAGCAGGGAACGATTACTTATATTCCGAATCTTGGAAAAGATATGGTGCTGGAGATGCGTTATAAAGGTAGAAACTTAAAAGTAGGAGACCGAGTGCTGAAAGCGTCTAAAATCGACTTGGTTTTAGGTGATGGAAAAGCAAGTTATGTAGATGAAAGTCAGGCCGCAGACAGTACAGCTGCGCCAACTACTGAAACCCCAAAAGATGAACAATAA
- a CDS encoding RluA family pseudouridine synthase, protein MNNNNENLDLEDELFEHFRFEVPKGQAFLRIDKYLMNLIQNATRNKIQNAATEGNIFVNDIPVKSNYKVKPFDVVTVMLTHPPFENHILPEDLPLNIMYEDDALLLINKEPGMVVHPGHGNYTGTLVNALAHHFDNLPMNSSERPGLVHRIDKDTSGLLVVAKTEAAMTHLAKQFEAKTSEREYIALVWGNVTEEAGTIEGNLARHLKDRMQMAVFADPEIGKPAITHYKVLERFGYVTLISCKLETGRTHQIRAHMKHIGHPLFNDERYGGHLILKGTTFTKYKQFIDNCFKALPRQALHAKTLGFVHPTTGEMMRFDTELPQDFQDCIEKWRNYGKTHNMEEEE, encoded by the coding sequence ATGAACAATAATAATGAAAATTTAGATCTGGAAGACGAATTATTCGAACATTTTAGATTTGAAGTCCCTAAAGGTCAGGCGTTTTTGCGTATTGACAAATATTTAATGAATTTGATTCAGAATGCGACACGAAATAAAATTCAGAATGCCGCAACTGAAGGTAATATTTTTGTAAATGATATTCCGGTAAAATCAAATTATAAGGTAAAACCGTTTGATGTTGTGACGGTTATGTTAACACATCCTCCTTTTGAAAACCATATTCTTCCGGAAGATCTTCCGTTGAATATTATGTATGAAGATGATGCTTTGTTGTTGATTAACAAAGAACCGGGAATGGTGGTACATCCGGGTCACGGAAATTATACCGGGACTTTGGTGAATGCTTTGGCACATCATTTTGATAATTTACCAATGAACAGCAGCGAGCGCCCTGGTTTGGTTCACCGAATTGATAAGGATACGTCCGGACTTTTGGTGGTGGCTAAAACAGAAGCGGCGATGACGCATTTGGCGAAACAATTTGAGGCTAAAACTTCTGAACGTGAGTATATTGCCCTTGTTTGGGGGAATGTTACCGAAGAAGCCGGAACAATCGAAGGAAATCTTGCCAGACACTTGAAAGACCGCATGCAAATGGCTGTTTTTGCTGACCCTGAAATTGGAAAACCTGCAATTACGCATTATAAGGTTTTGGAACGTTTTGGTTATGTGACTTTGATTTCCTGTAAATTAGAAACGGGCAGAACGCACCAGATTCGTGCGCATATGAAACATATCGGACATCCGCTTTTTAATGATGAACGTTACGGCGGTCATTTGATTTTGAAAGGAACGACTTTTACGAAATACAAACAGTTTATTGATAATTGTTTTAAAGCTTTACCACGTCAGGCTTTGCATGCTAAAACTCTTGGTTTTGTGCATCCTACGACTGGCGAAATGATGCGTTTTGATACTGAACTTCCTCAGGATTTTCAGGATTGTATCGAGAAATGGCGTAACTACGGGAAGACGCATAATATGGAAGAGGAGGAGTAA
- a CDS encoding ATP-binding cassette domain-containing protein has product MQHWDILLSNQVNKKAFIDTLLSGEAKGELAVFNHQKGILFSDIAIEKFIEKEYQYDIVEASPESHRQLRTFSSGERKKEFLKYCINQKPDFIIFDNPFDHLDQASRVVLADSLKDLTQDIAIIQIVNRVVDVLSFVPNKAQIKDNTFELHPLSQTLNHYKTLNTSAIPKAIEPHSFHESVLIKMENVSVSYDDRKIVDNISWTIKQGEFWQLIGPNGSGKSTILSLITGDNPKGFGQDLHLFGRKKGSGESVWDIKKQIGIFTTSMTDLFQKGHTLEEMILSGFFDSIGLYIEPTTHQKQIVSQWLEVIEMTHLRKKRFIDLSIGQQRVALIVRAVLKHPPLLILDEPVEGLDDENVDLVIQLINTIKQETNVSILYVSHRIETGLAPTSVFELLPSPTGSIGKIKYHSELN; this is encoded by the coding sequence ATGCAACATTGGGATATACTTTTATCGAATCAGGTAAATAAAAAAGCCTTTATAGATACTTTGCTTTCTGGCGAAGCCAAAGGAGAATTAGCCGTTTTTAACCACCAAAAGGGAATTCTGTTTTCAGACATTGCCATAGAGAAATTCATCGAAAAAGAATACCAATACGACATCGTAGAAGCTTCTCCCGAATCGCACAGACAATTGAGAACCTTTTCGTCAGGCGAGCGCAAGAAAGAGTTTCTTAAATACTGCATCAATCAAAAACCAGATTTCATTATTTTCGATAATCCGTTTGATCATTTAGATCAAGCTTCGCGTGTGGTTTTGGCAGACTCATTAAAAGATCTAACGCAAGATATTGCGATCATTCAAATCGTAAATCGTGTAGTCGACGTATTATCCTTTGTTCCCAACAAAGCCCAGATTAAAGACAATACATTTGAATTACATCCTCTTTCACAAACTTTAAATCATTATAAAACCCTAAATACATCAGCAATTCCAAAAGCGATCGAACCACATTCCTTCCACGAAAGTGTATTAATCAAAATGGAAAATGTTTCGGTAAGTTATGACGACAGAAAAATTGTAGACAACATTTCATGGACGATAAAACAAGGCGAATTCTGGCAATTAATTGGGCCAAACGGTTCTGGAAAAAGTACCATCTTATCATTAATTACAGGAGATAACCCAAAAGGTTTTGGGCAGGATTTACATTTATTTGGAAGAAAAAAAGGAAGCGGTGAAAGCGTTTGGGACATCAAAAAACAAATCGGAATCTTCACCACTTCTATGACTGATTTATTTCAAAAAGGACACACTTTAGAAGAAATGATTCTTTCCGGATTCTTTGATTCTATCGGACTTTATATTGAGCCAACCACACATCAAAAACAAATTGTTTCGCAATGGCTTGAAGTAATAGAAATGACACATTTAAGAAAAAAACGTTTCATCGATCTTTCCATTGGTCAGCAAAGAGTCGCGTTGATTGTTCGTGCCGTTTTAAAACATCCACCGTTATTAATTCTGGATGAACCAGTAGAAGGTCTTGACGACGAAAATGTCGATTTGGTCATTCAGCTTATCAATACCATCAAACAAGAAACAAACGTGAGTATTTTATACGTATCGCATCGTATCGAAACTGGCCTCGCTCCTACTTCGGTTTTTGAACTTTTACCATCTCCAACAGGATCAATTGGTAAAATAAAATACCATTCTGAGCTCAACTAA
- a CDS encoding sulfurtransferase, whose translation MSKLSPIVNPEELLKLKETSNVVLIDARAGINAKENYQNEHLKGARYVDLNQDLATVEDPANGGRHPLPSLEKFSQVLSKLGISPSSHVIIYDDKNGSNAAARFWWMLRGIHHEKVQVLNGGLQAAIKVDFPVSSALKTVEPTENYPISNWNLAQADIEEVEKARKDKENIVIDVRDKNRFDGLTEPLDLIAGHIPGAINVPFSENLDQEGFYKSVEDLAKKYTEIIGDKNPENVIVHCGSGVTACHTLLAMDYAGIPIPKLYVGSWSEWSRNDRELATKETNNSFGYNKN comes from the coding sequence ATGTCAAAACTTTCTCCCATAGTAAATCCAGAAGAACTTTTAAAACTAAAAGAAACTTCTAACGTTGTTTTAATTGATGCCAGAGCAGGAATCAATGCCAAAGAAAATTATCAAAACGAACATCTAAAAGGCGCACGTTATGTCGATTTAAATCAAGATCTGGCAACCGTTGAAGATCCTGCAAACGGAGGAAGACATCCCTTACCTTCTTTAGAAAAATTTTCTCAGGTACTTTCAAAACTTGGCATTTCACCTTCGAGCCATGTGATTATTTACGATGATAAAAACGGATCTAATGCTGCAGCAAGATTTTGGTGGATGTTACGCGGAATTCACCATGAAAAAGTTCAGGTATTAAACGGAGGTTTACAAGCAGCAATAAAAGTAGATTTTCCCGTAAGTTCAGCATTAAAAACTGTTGAACCAACTGAAAACTATCCAATTTCAAATTGGAATTTGGCTCAAGCCGATATTGAAGAAGTCGAAAAAGCCCGAAAGGACAAAGAAAATATTGTAATTGATGTAAGAGATAAAAACCGTTTTGATGGCTTAACAGAACCGCTGGATTTAATCGCAGGACATATTCCGGGCGCGATCAATGTTCCGTTTAGTGAAAATTTAGATCAAGAAGGCTTTTATAAATCGGTTGAAGATTTAGCAAAAAAATATACTGAAATTATAGGCGACAAAAACCCTGAAAATGTAATTGTACATTGCGGTTCAGGAGTTACCGCCTGCCATACTTTATTAGCAATGGATTATGCCGGAATTCCAATTCCTAAATTATACGTAGGTTCCTGGAGCGAATGGTCCAGAAACGATCGTGAATTGGCGACCAAAGAAACAAATAACTCATTTGGATACAATAAAAATTAA